The following are encoded together in the Stegostoma tigrinum isolate sSteTig4 chromosome 20, sSteTig4.hap1, whole genome shotgun sequence genome:
- the dpcd gene encoding protein DPCD: MAAQSWLESLRAARKTAVVQDGKRKVHYLFPDGSEMVEEYGISNDQLLVRKWRRQSQLGSQGQWQVEVGETSSGTFGSLEQQLIQENSSNPIFTRKDTKTSFQWRIRNLPYPRKVYSATIDPEQRCCIVRTSNKKYYKRFNIPDMDRCGLPLDGSALSFTHANNTLIITYQKPREILQLEQEVLRELKNVKVAEDGDVECKTQ; the protein is encoded by the exons ATGGCGGCGCAGAGTTGGCTCGAGAGTCTGAGGGCGGCGAGAAAAACGGCGGTGGTTCAGGACG GCAAGAGAAAAGTACATTATCTCTTTCCAGATGGCAGTGAAATGGTAGAAGAGTATGGAATCTCCAATGATCAACTCTTAG TCAGAAAGTGGAGGCGGCAGAGTCAATTGGGATCCCAGGGACAATGGCAGGTTGAGGTTGGGGAAACATCATCTGGAACATTCGGAAGCTTAGAACAGCAGCTGATACAGGAGAATAGCAGCAAT CCTATTTTCACAAGGAAAGACACCAAGACAAGCTTCCAGTGGAGAATCCGAAATCTGCCATACCCCAGAAAAGTCTACAGTGCCACAATTGACCCAGAGCAGAGATGTTGCATTGTGAGAACATCAAACAAAAA GTATTATAAGAGATTTAACATTCCAGACATGGATCGGTGTGGATTGCCCTTGGATGGTTCAGCTCTTAGTTTCACACATGCTAACAATACCCTCATCATCACA TACCAAAAGCCGAGAGAAATTTTGCAGCTGGAACAGGAAGTTCTGCGGGAGCTGAAGAACGTGAAAGTGGCTGAAGATGGAGATGTCGAATGTAAAACGCAGTGA